A genomic region of Papaver somniferum cultivar HN1 chromosome 7, ASM357369v1, whole genome shotgun sequence contains the following coding sequences:
- the LOC113296237 gene encoding sodium transporter HKT1 translates to MACFYRYLIFKLKPFWLQLCYFMCISFMGFLVLKVLKPRSSNSINPGPIMAPANLDMFFTSVSATTVSSMSTIEMEVFSNAQLVILTIIMLFGGEVFTFFVELQIEKSKLIIKRKEIVENVSIVVHKEDHCPRINELGEFAYNGSSENGVRSFPVANMNEPMAVTISTPHHDRSSNEDLKYKSVKYLSYVVLGYLVVILGGGSILVIMYMRLVPSANEVLKVKGINTETFSIFLIIATFANCGYVPTNEGMVIFRKNSGLLLLLIPQVLLGNTLFPAGLRFVLWVLGKFSKREEIHHMLKLDKKISIKEQVGYPANEVMISTIHCFYLIATVLGFIFIQFILFCSMEWNSDGLDGMNSYQKLIGALFQTVNTRHSGENIVDLSTTSPAIMVAFVVMMYLPPYTSFLPLINDERSIIGCCDQRKKRRRRTLVDNLLFSQLSYLVMFIVLICIIERNKLKDDPLNFNVFNITIEVISAYGNVGFTTGYSCKRQLNPDGLCKDMMFGFVGRWSNVGKIILIVVMIFGRVKRFNLRGGKAWKLSTQDL, encoded by the exons ATGGCTTGTTTTTACCGTTACTTAATCTTCAAGTTGAAACCATTTTGGCTTcagttgtgttattttatgtgtatttcattcatggggtttttggttttgaaagTTTTAAAACCAAGATCGTCTAATAGTATTAATCCTGGTCCGATTATGGCACCAGCTAATCTTGATATGTTCTTTACATCGGTATCTGCTACTACCGTTTCGAGTATGTCTACTATCGAAATGGAGGTATTTTCGAACGCCCAACTTGTGATTTTAACCATTATCATGTTATTCGGAGGTGAAGTGTTTACTTTTTTCGTTGAACTTCAAATAGAAAAATCTAAACTGatcatcaaaagaaaagaaatagttGAAAACGTCAGTATTGTTGTCCATAAAGAAGATCATTGTCCTCGAATTAATGAGCTAGGAGAATTTGCATATAATGGATCTTCTGAGAATGGGGTACGGAGTTTTCCTGTTGCAAACATGAACGAGCCGATGGCAGTTACTATTAGTACCCCTCATCATGACCGTTCTAGTAACGAGGATTTGAAGTATAAATCAGTGAAGTATTTGAGTTATGTAGTTCTTGGGTATCTGGTTGTGATTCTAGGTGGTGGTTCTATATTGGTTATAATGTACATGAGGTTGGTTCCAAGTGCAAATGAGGTACTCAAAGTTAAAGGTATTAACACTGAAACTTTCTCTATATTTTTGATCATTGCAACATTTGCGAATTGTGGTTACGTTCCAACTAATGAAGGTATGGTTATTTTTCGGAAGAACTCCGGTCTCTTATTACTTCTAATCCCTCAAGTTCTCCTCGGTAACACGTTATTTCCAGCCGGTTTAAGGTTTGTTTTATGGGTTTTAGGAAAATTCAGCAAGAGAGAAGAAATCCATCATATGTTAAAGTTGGATAAAAAGATTAGTATAAAAGAACAAGTTGGCTATCCTGCTAATGAAGTAATGATCTCTACTATCCATTGCTTCTATTTGATTGCTACTGTTTTAGGGTTCATATTTATACAGTTTATTCTATTCTGCTCAATGGAGTGGAATTCAGATGGACTTGATGGCATGAATTCTTATCAGAAACTCATTGGTGCATTGTTTCAAACTGTTAACACGAGACATTCCGGCGAAAATATTGTCGATCTATCTACTACCTCACCAGCTATCATGGTGGCGTTTGTTGTTATGAT GTACCTTCCACCATATACTTCATTTTTACCACTCATTAATGACGAACGATCTATCATCGGATGTTGCgatcaaagaaagaaacgaaGACGACGAACACTCGTAGATAACCTATTATTTTCACAGCTATCTTATTTGGTTATGTTTATAGTCCTCATTTGCATTATAGAGAGAAACAAGCTCAAGGATGATCCTCTCAACTTCAATGTTTTTAACATAACAATAGAAGTTATCAG CGCATATGGAAATGTAGGTTTCACAACTGGCTACAGTTGCAAACGGCAACTAAACCCCGACGGCCTGTGCAAGGATATGATGTTTGGTTTCGTCGGAAGATGGAGTAACGTAGGGAAGATAATACTAATCGTGGTCATGATTTTTGGTAGAGTTAAAAGGTTTAACCTTAGGGGAGGCAAAGCTTGGAAACTCTCAACACAGGACCTTTAA